A window of the Bufo gargarizans isolate SCDJY-AF-19 chromosome 1, ASM1485885v1, whole genome shotgun sequence genome harbors these coding sequences:
- the LOC122925105 gene encoding zinc finger protein 260-like yields the protein MALIEMPDARRPLQFGARGNRPPPRYATGSCSHRGVIDCGDLLCGSVRFPTCLLYCTELLQMTNQGEDLTDNIVEAEEERMMGDPLCNSEVEEYIPGVVTTENPNKKSEDVILSLNYNVEDEDITPRSSGGNLITLNLYPGLHSTDLSYNPSNHEEPSPDQSNIITSAGQKGDKCFQRGKEFTKSSGLATHRRTHTGRKPYSCSECGRCFTDKSHLATHEKSHTREKLYSCPECGKCFRDKSSFVRHEKIHKAEKPYSCSVCGKCFAQKSYLVTHQRSHTGVKPYSCSECRKCFTQKSSLLIHERSHTGEKPYSCSECGKCFAVKSYLVAHQRFHTGEKPYSCSECGKCFAVKSYLVRHQRFHTGVKPYSCSECRKCFTQKTTLAIHERNHTGEKPYSCSECGKCFAVKSYLVAHQRFHTGEKPYSCSECGKCFASKSYLVAHQRFHTGEKPYSCSECGKCFAVKSHLVTHERIHTGQKPYSCSECGKCFTRKSCLVLHERNHTGDKPYSCSECGKCFTIKSYLVIHERCHTGEKPYPCSECGKCFTGESGLVRHKKIHTGDKPYSCSECGKCFAQKSNVVTHERIHTRERTCNAELLSDGSIGGARKGKSYVKELPSTG from the exons ctgcagtcatagaggggtcatagattgtggggatctcttatgtggatctgttagatttcccacctgtctgctgtattgtactgaattgttacagatgacaaatcagggggaagatctgactgataATATTGTGGAGGCGGAAGAAGAGAGGATGATGGGTGATCCCCTGTGTAATAGTGAGGTGGAGGAGTACATTCCAGGAGTtgtcaccacag AGAATCCCAATAAGAAATCTGAGGATGTCATATTATCACTAAATTATAATGTAGAAGATGAAGATATCACGCCACGCTCTTCAGGAGGAAACCTCATTACTCTTAATTTATATCCAGGACTTCACAGCACAGATCTGTCATATAATCCCTCTAATCAtgaggaaccttctcctgaccaatcaaATATTATCACAAGTGCAGGCCAGAAAGGGGATAAATGTTTTCAGCGTGGTAAAGAGTTCACAAAAAGCTCAGGTCTTGCTACACACAGACGGACTCACACAGGTAGGAAGCCatactcctgttcagaatgtggtaggTGCTTTACAGATAAATCCCATCTTGCTACACATGAGAAAAGTCACACAAGGGAGAAACTatattcatgtccagaatgtgggaaatgttttagagaTAAATCAAGTTTTGTTAGACATGAAAAAATTCACAAAgcagagaagccgtattcatgttcagtatgtgggaaatgttttgcacagaaatcatatcttgttacacatcagagaagtcacacaggagtgaaaccgtattcatgttcagaatgtaggaaatgttttacccagaaatcaAGTTTActtatacatgagagaagtcacacaggggagaaaccatattcatgttcagaatgtgggaaatgttttgccgttaaatcatatcttgttgcacatcagagatttcacacaggggagaaaccatattcatgttcagaatgtgggaaatgttttgcagttaaatcatatcttgttagacatcagagatttcacacaggagtgaaaccgtattcatgttccgaatgtaggaaatgttttacccagaaAACAACTTTAGCTATAcatgagagaaatcacacaggggagaaaccatattcatgttcagaatgtgggaaatgttttgccgttaaatcatatcttgttgcacatcagagatttcacacaggggagaaaccatattcatgttcagaatgtgggaaatgttttgccagtaaatcatatcttgttgcacatcagagatttcacacaggggagaaaccatattcatgttcagaatgtgggaaatgttttgcagttaaatcacatcttgtgacacatgaaagaattcacacaggacagaagccgtattcatgttcagaatgtggaaaatgttttacacgAAAATCATGTCTTGTTTTACACGAGAGAAATCACACCGGAgacaagccatattcatgttcagaatgcgggaaatgttttacaataaaatcatatcttgttatacatgagagatgtcacacaggagagaaaccgtatccgtgttcagaatgtgggaaatgctttacagGTGAATCAGGTCTTGTTAGACataagaaaattcacacaggagataaaccgtattcgtgttcagaatgtgggaaatgttttgcacagAAATCAAATGTTGTTACACATGAGCGAATTCACACAAGAGAGAGAACCTGTAATGCTGAATTGCTATCTGATGGCAGCATTGGGGGAGCGAGGAAGGGTAAGTCCTACGTAAAAgagcttccctccacaggttag